The following are from one region of the Bos mutus isolate GX-2022 chromosome 18, NWIPB_WYAK_1.1, whole genome shotgun sequence genome:
- the LOC102270475 gene encoding ras-related protein Rab-27A codes for MSDGDYDYLIKFLALGDSGVGKTSVLYQYTDGKFNSKFITTVSIDFREKRVVYRANGPDGAVGRGQRIHLQLWDTAGQERFRSLTTAFFRDAMGFLLLFDLTNEQSFLNVRNWISQLQMHAYCENPDIVLCGNKSDLEDQRVVKEEEARGLAEKYGVPYFETSAANGTNINQAIETLLDLIMKRMERCMDKSWILEGVVHSNGHTSADQLNEEKEKGSCGC; via the coding sequence ATGTCTGATGGAGACTATGATTACCTCATCAAGTTTTTAGCTCTGGGAGACTCGGGAGTAGGGAAGACCAGTGTGCTTTATCAGTACACAGATGGTAAATTTAACTCCAAATTCATCACAACAGTCAGCATTGATTTCAGGGAAAAGAGAGTGGTGTACAGAGCCAATGGGCCAGATGGAGCTGTTGGCAGAGgtcagagaatccacctgcagttatGGGACACAGCTGGACAAGAGAGGTTTCGTAGCTTGACAACTGCCTTCTTCAGAGATGCTATGGGGTTTCTTCTGCTTTTTGATCTGACAAATGAGCAGAGTTTTCTCAATGTCAGAAACTGGATAAGTCAGCTACAAATGCATGCATATTGTGAAAACCCAGATATAGTGTTATGTGGGAATAAGAGTGATCTGGAAGACCAAAGAGTAGTAAAAGAGGAAGAAGCCAGAGGACTTGCAGAGAAATACGGAGTCCCCTACTTTGAAACTAGTGCTGCCAATGGGACAAACATAAACCAGGCTATTGAGACGCTCCTGGACCTGATAATGAAGCGAATGGAACGGTGTATGGACAAGTCCTGGATTCTCGAAGGCGTGGTGCATTCCAACGGTCACACCTCTGCAGATCAGCTgaatgaagaaaaggagaaggggtcatGTGGCTGTTGA